Proteins from one Lepidochelys kempii isolate rLepKem1 chromosome 6, rLepKem1.hap2, whole genome shotgun sequence genomic window:
- the WEE1 gene encoding wee1-like protein kinase isoform X3: MGSSSVKLRVGSLFMNVGKSEKQDAVMRRTPHVNINPFTPDSLFLQTSAGQCRRRKRTHWNDSCGEDMEASDGELEDETIRPAKRITITESNMKSRYETEFHELEKIGSGEFGSVFKCVKRLDGCIYAIKRSKKPLAGSVDEQNALREVYAHAVLGQHSHVVRYYSAWAEDDHMLIQNEYCNGGSLADAISENYRNMRYFTEPELKDLLLQVARGLKYIHSMSLVHMDIKPSNIFISRTSVPSMTSEEGDDDDWSSDKVVFKIGDLGHVTRVSSPQVEEGDSRFLANEVLQENYTHLPKADIFALALTVVCAAGAEPLPTNGDQWHEIRQGKLPRIPQVLSQELLELLKVMISPDPERRPTAVALGKHSVLLSAAKKSAEQLRIELNAEKFKNSLLQKELKKAQMAKAAAEERALFTDRMATRSTTQNRTSRLIGKKMNRSVSLTIY; the protein is encoded by the exons ATGGGCTCCAGCTCAGTTAAACTCCGTGTAGGATCCCTCTTCATGAATGTTGGGAAGTCCGAAAAGCAGGATGCTGTTATGAGACGGACACCTCATGTGAACATTAATCCCTTTACTCCAGATTCGCTGTTCCTTCAGACTTCAGCTGGACAGTGTCGTAGAAGAAAGAGAACACATTGGAATGA CTCTTGTGGGGAGGACATGGAAGCAAGTGACGGAGAGCTTGAAGATGAAACTATCAGACCTGCCAAG CGGATCACAATAACAGAAAGTAATATGAAGTCACGGTATGAAACAGAATTTCATGAATTGGAGAAGATTGGGTCTGGAGAATTTGGTTCCGTGTTTAAATGTGTAAAAAGACTTGATGGCTGTATCTATGCTATAAAACGGTCCAAGAAGCCCTTAGCTGGCTCAGTTGATGA GCAGAATGCTTTAAGAGAGGTCTATGCACATGCAGTTTTGGGGCAGCATTCTCATGTAGTCAGATACTACTCTGCCTGGGCAGAAGATGATCACATGCTTATACAGAATGAATATTGTAATG GTGGCAGTTTAGCTGATGCCATAAGTGAAAACTACAGAAATATGCGCTATTTTACTGAACCCGAGCTGAAAGATCTTCTACTTCAGGTGGCTCGTGGCTTAAAGTATATTCATTCAATGTCACTGGTACACATGGATATAAAGCCTA GTAATATCTTCATATCTAGGACATCAGTTCCAAGTATGACATCAGAGGAAGGTGATGATGATGACTGGTCTTCTGACAAAGTTGTATTTAAAATAG GTGATCTTGGTCATGTAACTAGAGTATCTAGTCCACAAGTAGAGGAAGGAGATAGCCGTTTTCTTGCAAATGAAGTTTTACAAGAG AACTATACTCACTTGCCGAAAGCTGATATTTTTGCTCTTGCTCTAACTGTTGTGTGTGCTGCTGGTGCTGAACCACTTCCGACTAATGGAGACCAATGGCATGAAATTCGACAAGGAAAACTGCCTAGAATACCACAAGTTCTTTCTCAAGAATTATTGGAGTTATTAAAA GTTATGATTAGTCCAGATCCAGAGAGAAGACCTACAGCAGTGGCTCTGGGCAAGCATTCAGTGCTGCTATCTGCTGCCAAAAAGAGTGCAGAGCAACTTCGTATAGAGCTGAATGCTGAGAAGTTCAAAAATTCACTCTTGCAAAA AGAACTGAAGAAGGCACAAATGGCAAAAGCTGCAGCAGAAGAGAGGGCACTGTTCACCGACCGAATGGCAACTAGatctacaacacagaatagaacaTCTCGACTCATTGGAAAGAAAATGAACCGCTCAGTTAGTCTTACTATATACTGA
- the WEE1 gene encoding wee1-like protein kinase isoform X1, translating to MSFVSLQQAAARRVSVRRAAAPIRQKLLFPAGSSDCEEEDEEEEGGSSGNSTGEDSAFQEADSPLSAARTPARGEPPPLEEEEMEPAGSALPGDEEDSWEEEGFGSSPVKSPGAYFMAGSPSPPLKGRRCCGESPTHFTAGGYRVRSEEPRSPLLECPGTPPHKTFRKLRLFDTPHTPKSLLSKAQGMGSSSVKLRVGSLFMNVGKSEKQDAVMRRTPHVNINPFTPDSLFLQTSAGQCRRRKRTHWNDSCGEDMEASDGELEDETIRPAKRITITESNMKSRYETEFHELEKIGSGEFGSVFKCVKRLDGCIYAIKRSKKPLAGSVDEQNALREVYAHAVLGQHSHVVRYYSAWAEDDHMLIQNEYCNGGSLADAISENYRNMRYFTEPELKDLLLQVARGLKYIHSMSLVHMDIKPSNIFISRTSVPSMTSEEGDDDDWSSDKVVFKIGDLGHVTRVSSPQVEEGDSRFLANEVLQENYTHLPKADIFALALTVVCAAGAEPLPTNGDQWHEIRQGKLPRIPQVLSQELLELLKVMISPDPERRPTAVALGKHSVLLSAAKKSAEQLRIELNAEKFKNSLLQKELKKAQMAKAAAEERALFTDRMATRSTTQNRTSRLIGKKMNRSVSLTIY from the exons ATGAGCTTCGTGAGCCTGCAGCAGGCCGCGGCGCGGCGCGTCTCGGTCCGGCGGGCGGCCGCCCCGATCCGGCAGAAGCTGCTGTTCCCGGCCGGCAGCAGCGACTGcgaggaggaggacgaggaggaggaagggggcagcAGCGGCAACAGCACCGGCGAGGACTCAGCCTTCCAGGAGGCGGACTCGCCGCTCTCGGCAGCCCGCACTCCGGCGCGGGGCGAGCCGCCGCcgctggaagaggaggagatggagccGGCGGGCTCCGCGCTGCCTGGGGATGAGGAGGACTCATGGGAGGAGGAGGGCTTCGGCTCGTCCCCGGTCAAGTCGCCCGGAGCCTACTTCATGGCCGGCTCGCCCTCGCCGCCACTCAAGGGCCGCCGGTGTTGCGGGGAGTCGCCGACGCATTTCACTGCAGGCGGGTACCGGGTCCGCAGCGAGGAGCCCCGCTCCCCCCTGCTCGAGTGCCCCGGCACCCCACCCCACAAGACCTTCCGCAAGCTGCGCCTCTTCGACACACCGCACACGCCCAAG aGTTTACTTTCCAAAGCTCAAGGAATGGGCTCCAGCTCAGTTAAACTCCGTGTAGGATCCCTCTTCATGAATGTTGGGAAGTCCGAAAAGCAGGATGCTGTTATGAGACGGACACCTCATGTGAACATTAATCCCTTTACTCCAGATTCGCTGTTCCTTCAGACTTCAGCTGGACAGTGTCGTAGAAGAAAGAGAACACATTGGAATGA CTCTTGTGGGGAGGACATGGAAGCAAGTGACGGAGAGCTTGAAGATGAAACTATCAGACCTGCCAAG CGGATCACAATAACAGAAAGTAATATGAAGTCACGGTATGAAACAGAATTTCATGAATTGGAGAAGATTGGGTCTGGAGAATTTGGTTCCGTGTTTAAATGTGTAAAAAGACTTGATGGCTGTATCTATGCTATAAAACGGTCCAAGAAGCCCTTAGCTGGCTCAGTTGATGA GCAGAATGCTTTAAGAGAGGTCTATGCACATGCAGTTTTGGGGCAGCATTCTCATGTAGTCAGATACTACTCTGCCTGGGCAGAAGATGATCACATGCTTATACAGAATGAATATTGTAATG GTGGCAGTTTAGCTGATGCCATAAGTGAAAACTACAGAAATATGCGCTATTTTACTGAACCCGAGCTGAAAGATCTTCTACTTCAGGTGGCTCGTGGCTTAAAGTATATTCATTCAATGTCACTGGTACACATGGATATAAAGCCTA GTAATATCTTCATATCTAGGACATCAGTTCCAAGTATGACATCAGAGGAAGGTGATGATGATGACTGGTCTTCTGACAAAGTTGTATTTAAAATAG GTGATCTTGGTCATGTAACTAGAGTATCTAGTCCACAAGTAGAGGAAGGAGATAGCCGTTTTCTTGCAAATGAAGTTTTACAAGAG AACTATACTCACTTGCCGAAAGCTGATATTTTTGCTCTTGCTCTAACTGTTGTGTGTGCTGCTGGTGCTGAACCACTTCCGACTAATGGAGACCAATGGCATGAAATTCGACAAGGAAAACTGCCTAGAATACCACAAGTTCTTTCTCAAGAATTATTGGAGTTATTAAAA GTTATGATTAGTCCAGATCCAGAGAGAAGACCTACAGCAGTGGCTCTGGGCAAGCATTCAGTGCTGCTATCTGCTGCCAAAAAGAGTGCAGAGCAACTTCGTATAGAGCTGAATGCTGAGAAGTTCAAAAATTCACTCTTGCAAAA AGAACTGAAGAAGGCACAAATGGCAAAAGCTGCAGCAGAAGAGAGGGCACTGTTCACCGACCGAATGGCAACTAGatctacaacacagaatagaacaTCTCGACTCATTGGAAAGAAAATGAACCGCTCAGTTAGTCTTACTATATACTGA
- the WEE1 gene encoding wee1-like protein kinase isoform X2 has translation MSFVSLQQAAARRVSVRRAAAPIRQKLLFPAGSSDCEEEDEEEEGGSSGNSTGEDSAFQEADSPLSAARTPARGEPPPLEEEEMEPAGSALPGDEEDSWEEEGFGSSPVKSPGAYFMAGSPSPPLKGRRCCGESPTHFTAGGYRVRSEEPRSPLLECPGTPPHKTFRKLRLFDTPHTPKSLLSKAQGMGSSSVKLRVGSLFMNVGKSEKQDAVMRRTPHVNINPFTPDSLFLQTSAGQCRRRKRTHWNDSCGEDMEASDGELEDETIRPAKRITITESNMKSRYETEFHELEKIGSGEFGSVFKCVKRLDGCIYAIKRSKKPLAGSVDEQNALREVYAHAVLGQHSHVVRYYSAWAEDDHMLIQNEYCNGGSLADAISENYRNMRYFTEPELKDLLLQVARGLKYIHSMSLVHMDIKPSNIFISRTSVPSMTSEEGDDDDWSSDKVVFKIGDLGHVTRVSSPQVEEGDSRFLANEVLQENYTHLPKADIFALALTVVCAAGAEPLPTNGDQWHEIRQGKLPRIPQVLSQELLELLKVMISPDPERRPTAVALGKHSVLLSAAKKSAEQLRIELNAEKFKNSLLQNQSSSLQAFAERQILSTETFMQTGKWGEEASFHQVSGC, from the exons ATGAGCTTCGTGAGCCTGCAGCAGGCCGCGGCGCGGCGCGTCTCGGTCCGGCGGGCGGCCGCCCCGATCCGGCAGAAGCTGCTGTTCCCGGCCGGCAGCAGCGACTGcgaggaggaggacgaggaggaggaagggggcagcAGCGGCAACAGCACCGGCGAGGACTCAGCCTTCCAGGAGGCGGACTCGCCGCTCTCGGCAGCCCGCACTCCGGCGCGGGGCGAGCCGCCGCcgctggaagaggaggagatggagccGGCGGGCTCCGCGCTGCCTGGGGATGAGGAGGACTCATGGGAGGAGGAGGGCTTCGGCTCGTCCCCGGTCAAGTCGCCCGGAGCCTACTTCATGGCCGGCTCGCCCTCGCCGCCACTCAAGGGCCGCCGGTGTTGCGGGGAGTCGCCGACGCATTTCACTGCAGGCGGGTACCGGGTCCGCAGCGAGGAGCCCCGCTCCCCCCTGCTCGAGTGCCCCGGCACCCCACCCCACAAGACCTTCCGCAAGCTGCGCCTCTTCGACACACCGCACACGCCCAAG aGTTTACTTTCCAAAGCTCAAGGAATGGGCTCCAGCTCAGTTAAACTCCGTGTAGGATCCCTCTTCATGAATGTTGGGAAGTCCGAAAAGCAGGATGCTGTTATGAGACGGACACCTCATGTGAACATTAATCCCTTTACTCCAGATTCGCTGTTCCTTCAGACTTCAGCTGGACAGTGTCGTAGAAGAAAGAGAACACATTGGAATGA CTCTTGTGGGGAGGACATGGAAGCAAGTGACGGAGAGCTTGAAGATGAAACTATCAGACCTGCCAAG CGGATCACAATAACAGAAAGTAATATGAAGTCACGGTATGAAACAGAATTTCATGAATTGGAGAAGATTGGGTCTGGAGAATTTGGTTCCGTGTTTAAATGTGTAAAAAGACTTGATGGCTGTATCTATGCTATAAAACGGTCCAAGAAGCCCTTAGCTGGCTCAGTTGATGA GCAGAATGCTTTAAGAGAGGTCTATGCACATGCAGTTTTGGGGCAGCATTCTCATGTAGTCAGATACTACTCTGCCTGGGCAGAAGATGATCACATGCTTATACAGAATGAATATTGTAATG GTGGCAGTTTAGCTGATGCCATAAGTGAAAACTACAGAAATATGCGCTATTTTACTGAACCCGAGCTGAAAGATCTTCTACTTCAGGTGGCTCGTGGCTTAAAGTATATTCATTCAATGTCACTGGTACACATGGATATAAAGCCTA GTAATATCTTCATATCTAGGACATCAGTTCCAAGTATGACATCAGAGGAAGGTGATGATGATGACTGGTCTTCTGACAAAGTTGTATTTAAAATAG GTGATCTTGGTCATGTAACTAGAGTATCTAGTCCACAAGTAGAGGAAGGAGATAGCCGTTTTCTTGCAAATGAAGTTTTACAAGAG AACTATACTCACTTGCCGAAAGCTGATATTTTTGCTCTTGCTCTAACTGTTGTGTGTGCTGCTGGTGCTGAACCACTTCCGACTAATGGAGACCAATGGCATGAAATTCGACAAGGAAAACTGCCTAGAATACCACAAGTTCTTTCTCAAGAATTATTGGAGTTATTAAAA GTTATGATTAGTCCAGATCCAGAGAGAAGACCTACAGCAGTGGCTCTGGGCAAGCATTCAGTGCTGCTATCTGCTGCCAAAAAGAGTGCAGAGCAACTTCGTATAGAGCTGAATGCTGAGAAGTTCAAAAATTCACTCTTGCAAAA TCAATCTAGCAGTCTGCAGGCTTTTGCTGAAAGACAAATTCTGAGCACTGAGACTTTCATGCAGACAGgcaagtggggagaggaggcaagCTTTCACCAAGTCAGCGGTTGCTGA